The following DNA comes from Marichromatium purpuratum 984.
GCACCTCCTCCATCAGCGCCGCCGGCAGCCCCTGCTCGGGGGCGGCCAGATAGTCGAGACAGGCGGTGGTGGCGATCACGAAGCCGGGCGGCACGTTGAGCCCGATCTGGGTCATCTCGCAGAGATTCGCCCCCTTGCCGCCGAGCAGCTGCTTGTCCTTGCCGTCGCCGTCCTCGAATGCGAACACGGATTTGGTGGTCGCCATCGTCTCAGTCCTCCCGTACCAGTGCAGATGGATGCCGGCCACGCCGGCGGCGTCGGTTCGAGTCTATCGTGTCGACGGGGAAACGCACGGGGAAATGCGGGGGGCGAGCTGCCAGTTGCCAGAGGTTTGAACCGCAAAGCCGCGAAGAGGGATTGAGCCGACAGCCGCCAGCGATCAGCCACCAGTGGGCGCGATCACCCGATGGTGGTGCAGACCCGCGCCGTCCATGGCCTCGCGCCGGCATCATGCATCATTCCCTTTGCGCGCTTCGCGGCTTTGCGGTTCAAGCCTCCCCGCGACTGGCGACTGGCGACTGGTGGCTGGAAGCTGAGGGCTGGCGACTGGAGGCTGGCGGTTAGGCGAGCGCCCTCGTCCGTCATTTTCAGCCCCTGTGCATCGGGTATACTGATAGGTTTCGCATTCGCACCATCAACGAGCCCTAAACCGACATGCTGGACAAGAATTACGACCCGCAGAACCTGGAGAAGACCTGGTACAGCCACTGGGAGGAGCGAGGCTACTTCGTCCCGCAGACACAGCAGGGCGAGTCGGGTGCCTATTGCATCATGATCCCGCCGCCGAACGTCACCGGCAGCCTGCACATGGGGCACGCCTTCCAGGACACCATCATGGACGCGCTGATCCGCTACCAGCGGATGCAGGGCAAGCAGACGCTGTGGCAACCGGGCAGCGATCACGCCGGTATCGCCACCCAGATGGTGGTCGAGCGGCTGCTCGACGCCGAGGGCAAGACCCGTCACGACCTCGGTCGCGAGGCCTTCACCGACCGGGTGTGGCAGTGGAAGGGCGAGTCCGGCGGCAACATCACCCGTCAGCTGCGCCGCATGGGCGCCTCGCTCGACTGGGAGCACGAGCGCTTCACCATGGACGAGGGGCTGTCCGAGGCGGTGCGCGAGGTCTTCGTGCGGCTCTACGAGGAGGGGCTGATCTACCGCGGCAAGCGGCTGGTCAACTGGGACCCGGTGCTGCACACCGCCGTCTCCGACCTGGAGGTACTCTCCGAGGAGGAGCAGGGCCACATGTGGGAGATGCGCTATCCGCTGGTGCGGCCGATGCGCATGGCCAAGGTGCGTTATCTGGTGGTCTCGACCACCCGTCCCGAGACCCTGCTCGGTGACTGCGCGGTGGCGGTCAACCCGGAGGACCACCGCTACAGCCACCTGATCGGCGAGTATGTCGAGCTGCCGCTGACCGGGCGACGCATCCCGATCGTCGCCGACGAGCATGCCGACCCCGAGTTCGGCACCGGCTGCGTGAAGATCACCCCGGCGCACGACTTCAACGACCACCAGGTATGGCTGCGTCACCGCGACGAGTCGGCGATCGCCGACCAGCCCCACGGCGGTCTGATCAACATCTTCACCCCGGATGCGGCGATCCGCGCCAACGAGCCCGACGAGGGCAAGCTGATCCCCGAGGCCTATGTCGGGCTCGACCGCTACGAGGCACGCAAGCGCATCGTCGCCGATCTCGAGGCCCAGGGTCTGCTGGTGGCGGTGCGCGACCACAAGCTGCAGCAGCCGCGCGGCGACCGCTCCGGGGCGGTGATCGAGCCCTATCTCACCGACCAGTGGTACGTGCGCGTACAGCCGCTGGCCGAGCCGGCGATCGCGGCGGTGGAGAACGGCGACATCCGCTTCGTCCCCGACAACTGGAAGAACACCTATTTCGAGTGGATGCGCAACATCCAGGACTGGTGCATCAGCCGCCAGATCTGGTGGGGACACCGCATCCCGGCCTGGTACGACAGCGAGGGCAACGTCTATGTCGGGCGCTCCGAGGCGGAGGTGCGCGAGCGTCACGACTTCGGCCCCGAGATCGAGCTGCGCCAGGACGACGACGTGCTCGACACCTGGTTCAGCTCCGCGCTGTGGCCCTTCAGCACCCTCGGCTGGCCCGAGGACACCGAGCGCCTGAAGACCTTCTACCCGACCTCGGTGCTGGTCACCGGCTTCGACATCATCTTCTTCTGGGTCGCGCGGATGATCATGATGGGCCTCAAGTTCATGGGCGAGGTGCCCTTCCGCGAGGTCTACATCCACGGCCTGGTGCGCGACGCCCACGGCGACAAGATGTCGAAGTCGAAGGGTAACGTGCTCGACCCCATCGACCTGATCGACGGCATCGAGCTGGAGGACCTGGTCGAGAAGCGCACCAAGGGGATGATGCAGCCGCACCTGGCCGAGAAGATCACCAAGGCCACCCGCAAGGACTTCCCCGAGGGCATTGCCGGCTACGGCACCGACGCGCTGCGCTTCACCTTCGCCGCGCTCGCCTCGACCGGACGCGACATCAAGTTCGACCTGGGGCGCATCGAGGGCTACCGCAACTTCTGCAACAAGCTGTGGAACGCCTCGCGCTACGTGCTGATGAACACCGAGGGCGAGGACTGCGGCGCCGCCGGCGGCGCGCTCGAACTGAGCGCCGCCGATCGCTGGATCCGCGCGCGGTTGGCCGAGACCACCGCCACGGTGACCGACGCCATCGATCACTACCGCTTCGACCACGCCGCCCAGGCGATCTACGAGTTCACCTGGAACGCCTTCTGCGACTGGTACCTGGAGCTGTGCAAGCCGGTGCTCACCGGTGCCGAGGCGAGCGACGCGGCCAAGCGCGGCACCCGCCACACCCTGGTCCACACGCTGGAGACGCTGCTGCGTCTGGCCCACCCGATCATGCCCTTCATCACCGAGGAGATCTGGCAGAAGGTGCGCCCGCTGGCAGGCGTCGAGGGCGAGACCATCATGCTCGCGCCCTACCCCAAGGTCGACGCCGCCGCGGCCGACCCCGAGGCGGTCGCCGAGATCGAGTGGGTGCAGCAGTTCGTGCTCGGGGTGCGACGGATCAAGGGCGAGATGAACATCGCCCCCGGCAAGCAGCTGCCGGTGCTGGTGACCAACGCCTCGGCGCAGGATCGGGCGCGGCTGGAGAGCGCGCGCCACTATCTCGACTTCCTCGCCCGCACCGAGTCGGTCACCGTGCTCGACGATCCGGCGGCGGCGCCGGAGTCGGCCATCGCCCTGGTCGGCGAGATGAAGGTGCTGATCCCGATGGCGGGGCTGATCGACAAGGCGGCCGAGCTGAAGCGACTCGACAAGGAGATCGAGCGTCTGGAGAACGACGTCAAGCGCACCGAGGGCAAGCTCGCCAACCCCAACTTCGTCGACAAGGCACCGGCGGCGGTGGTGGACAAGGAGCGCGCCAAGCTCGAGGAGCACAGCCGCGCGATCGCCGAGTTGCGCGCCCAGCGCGAGCGCATCGCCGCGCTCTGAGCCACGCTGGCGACCGGCCGGGGCAATCCCGGCCGGAGCACGCCGGGCGCGCACCCGCGCGCCCGGCTCCCCCTCCCCTCCGACAAACGCCTTGAACGCGACCGGGGCGCGTCGTCCTCAACCGAAGGTACGACTCATGTCGTGGAGACGCTGCAGCTGTCTGAGCGCCTCCTCGGCGACCTCGGCCAGCTCGCGGCTCTTCTCCAGGGTGTTGCGCGCGGCATCGTCGACGCGATGACTGTTGCGGCTGATCTCCTCGGCCACCGCGCCTTGCTCCTCGGTCGCCGAGGCGACGCGGTGGATGTAGTCGAGCACCTGACCGAGCTGCTCGGTGATCTCCTCGACCAGGGTGATCGACTCGCGACTGTCGGTCGAGCACACCCTGGCGCCCTCGACGCTGTCGCCGAGCGACTGTACCAACGAGGCGATATAGGTGTTCATCTGCTCGATGTTGGCGCGGATCTCGCCGGTGAAACGTTGGGTGCGGGTGGAGAGGTTGCGCACCTCGTCGGCCACCACCGAGAAGCCGCGCCCGTGCTCGCCGGCGCGCGCCGCCTCGATCGCGGCGTTGAGCGCGAGCAGATTGGTCTGCTCGGCCAGCCCGTTGATCTCCTGCATCGCCCCGCCGACCTTGTCGGCGGCCTGACGCAGGTCGTTCGACTGCCCGGCCACCGCCTCCATGGTATCGGCCAGCCGCAGGGTGCGCTGGGCGCTGTCGTGGATACGATCGCGGGCACTGGTGCAGTTGGCGCTGGTGCGCTCCAGCAGCCCCTCGGACTCGTTGGTGATGTTGGCGATGTCGGTGATGGTGGTGCTCATCTGGGTCATCGCAGTGGCGATCTGCGAGAGTTCGTCGCGTTGCAGCTCGACATCGCCGAGGGTCTCGGCGGAGGCGTCGGCGGTGCGCTGGGCGAGCAGCTTGAGTTTGTCGGCGCGATCGCTCACCCGCCCCAGGATGGTGCGCACCCGAGACTCCAGCAGCCCCACCCGGAAGCGCACGACGTCGGCGATCGAGTCACCGTCGTAGACCAGACGGCTGATACTGTCGTACTCCGCGCGCATTCGCGACAGCAGGCGCAGACAGCCCACCAGCTCGGCACCACCGAGCACCAGGGTGATCACGGCGATCGTCGCACCCACCAGCACCGCCAGCGGAGAGAGCAACCAGGCGGCCGCCCCCAGGGCGAGCACGCCGAACACCCAGGGCGCGACCAGTCGCACCCGACGCACCAAGTCGAGCCGGTGGTCACGCCGCATCCGCGCATAGAGCCGCTCGGCGCGCTCGACCAGGTGCGGCGCCGGCGGACAGGTCCGTACCGATTGGTAACCGAC
Coding sequences within:
- a CDS encoding valine--tRNA ligase; the protein is MLDKNYDPQNLEKTWYSHWEERGYFVPQTQQGESGAYCIMIPPPNVTGSLHMGHAFQDTIMDALIRYQRMQGKQTLWQPGSDHAGIATQMVVERLLDAEGKTRHDLGREAFTDRVWQWKGESGGNITRQLRRMGASLDWEHERFTMDEGLSEAVREVFVRLYEEGLIYRGKRLVNWDPVLHTAVSDLEVLSEEEQGHMWEMRYPLVRPMRMAKVRYLVVSTTRPETLLGDCAVAVNPEDHRYSHLIGEYVELPLTGRRIPIVADEHADPEFGTGCVKITPAHDFNDHQVWLRHRDESAIADQPHGGLINIFTPDAAIRANEPDEGKLIPEAYVGLDRYEARKRIVADLEAQGLLVAVRDHKLQQPRGDRSGAVIEPYLTDQWYVRVQPLAEPAIAAVENGDIRFVPDNWKNTYFEWMRNIQDWCISRQIWWGHRIPAWYDSEGNVYVGRSEAEVRERHDFGPEIELRQDDDVLDTWFSSALWPFSTLGWPEDTERLKTFYPTSVLVTGFDIIFFWVARMIMMGLKFMGEVPFREVYIHGLVRDAHGDKMSKSKGNVLDPIDLIDGIELEDLVEKRTKGMMQPHLAEKITKATRKDFPEGIAGYGTDALRFTFAALASTGRDIKFDLGRIEGYRNFCNKLWNASRYVLMNTEGEDCGAAGGALELSAADRWIRARLAETTATVTDAIDHYRFDHAAQAIYEFTWNAFCDWYLELCKPVLTGAEASDAAKRGTRHTLVHTLETLLRLAHPIMPFITEEIWQKVRPLAGVEGETIMLAPYPKVDAAAADPEAVAEIEWVQQFVLGVRRIKGEMNIAPGKQLPVLVTNASAQDRARLESARHYLDFLARTESVTVLDDPAAAPESAIALVGEMKVLIPMAGLIDKAAELKRLDKEIERLENDVKRTEGKLANPNFVDKAPAAVVDKERAKLEEHSRAIAELRAQRERIAAL
- a CDS encoding methyl-accepting chemotaxis protein, yielding MHVQAGRVGGDRKRDRTVVDSEVTFDRELQLVSTTDLRGVITYANDAFVEVSGFTLDELVGRPHNIVRHPDMPAVAFRDMWEKLKAGESWRGLVKNRCKDGRYYWVDAYVTPIFERGERVGYQSVRTCPPAPHLVERAERLYARMRRDHRLDLVRRVRLVAPWVFGVLALGAAAWLLSPLAVLVGATIAVITLVLGGAELVGCLRLLSRMRAEYDSISRLVYDGDSIADVVRFRVGLLESRVRTILGRVSDRADKLKLLAQRTADASAETLGDVELQRDELSQIATAMTQMSTTITDIANITNESEGLLERTSANCTSARDRIHDSAQRTLRLADTMEAVAGQSNDLRQAADKVGGAMQEINGLAEQTNLLALNAAIEAARAGEHGRGFSVVADEVRNLSTRTQRFTGEIRANIEQMNTYIASLVQSLGDSVEGARVCSTDSRESITLVEEITEQLGQVLDYIHRVASATEEQGAVAEEISRNSHRVDDAARNTLEKSRELAEVAEEALRQLQRLHDMSRTFG